In one Pseudomonas tensinigenes genomic region, the following are encoded:
- a CDS encoding AGE family epimerase/isomerase translates to MPHASRSTSLPELTALFGDVQQHFVNVIVPLWQGPGWNADMALPYEALDAAHQPLPPQRYRAMACARQLYLFSSLIGVVDNAEVRAAALFRSLQRYFHDAEHGGWFYSIDALGKPLDQRKDLYTHAFILFACAHYWAKSGDPLAESTLNAALEIIGRRFATGDGLYEACLERDWITLQTGPLQNPLMHLAEAFLATLAVREDAHTQKALLELCTAMHRQFVDPQYGVLMEKPLGAVDNWYEPGHQFEWYFLLESSALLRGSKLHAALDRAFAFTEQYGVVQSSGAVRAMLDLETNGRPRDSTQRIWAQAEYLRALTLRQGSEAVVLRQLQALQQRFLHAGGWHECRDELGEVSRKDMPSTTPYHLATCYSGLAEYLR, encoded by the coding sequence ATGCCCCATGCTTCCCGCTCCACCTCCCTGCCTGAATTGACCGCCCTGTTCGGCGACGTGCAACAGCACTTCGTCAACGTCATAGTGCCGCTCTGGCAAGGCCCGGGCTGGAACGCCGACATGGCGCTGCCCTACGAGGCGCTGGACGCCGCGCATCAGCCGCTGCCACCGCAGCGCTATCGGGCGATGGCCTGTGCGCGGCAGCTGTATCTGTTTTCCAGTCTGATCGGGGTTGTGGATAACGCTGAAGTCCGCGCCGCGGCGCTGTTCCGCTCGCTGCAACGGTACTTTCATGATGCCGAGCATGGCGGCTGGTTCTACAGCATCGATGCGCTGGGCAAGCCGCTGGATCAGCGCAAGGATCTCTACACCCACGCCTTTATCCTGTTTGCCTGCGCGCATTACTGGGCAAAGTCCGGCGATCCGTTGGCTGAGTCGACGTTGAATGCGGCGCTGGAAATCATTGGCCGGCGCTTTGCGACCGGTGATGGCTTGTACGAAGCGTGCCTGGAACGCGACTGGATCACCCTGCAAACCGGTCCGCTGCAAAACCCGTTGATGCATCTGGCCGAAGCGTTTCTCGCCACCCTGGCGGTTCGCGAAGATGCCCATACGCAAAAGGCATTGCTGGAGTTATGCACAGCCATGCACAGGCAGTTCGTCGATCCGCAATACGGCGTGCTGATGGAGAAGCCGCTCGGCGCTGTGGATAACTGGTATGAGCCGGGGCATCAGTTCGAATGGTATTTCCTGCTCGAATCGTCAGCGTTGCTGCGGGGTTCGAAACTGCATGCGGCGCTCGACCGCGCGTTTGCCTTCACCGAGCAATACGGTGTGGTGCAGTCATCCGGCGCGGTGCGGGCGATGCTCGATCTGGAAACGAATGGACGCCCGCGCGACTCGACTCAGCGGATCTGGGCTCAGGCGGAATATCTGCGCGCGCTGACCTTGCGTCAGGGCAGTGAGGCGGTGGTGCTGCGCCAGTTGCAGGCGTTGCAGCAGCGGTTTCTGCATGCGGGTGGCTGGCATGAGTGTCGGGATGAGTTGGGCGAAGTGAGCCGCAAGGACATGCCTTCGACTACGCCTTATCACTTGGCGACTTGCTATAGCGGCTTGGCTGAATATCTTCGCTGA
- a CDS encoding HupE/UreJ family protein yields MTLKRILGAVALLLTPALAFAHPGHGDSGLVAGISHPIGGLDHLLAMVAVGLWAAQQQGAARWALPCTFVGTMLIGGLLGFEGLELPALESGIAASVLALGLAVALAVRPPLVMAVVATAVFALFHGVAHGLELPDMSSPWAYAAGFVAATAALHAAGYAVVRFLPRAAAPLVRLAGAASAVTGAWLLAG; encoded by the coding sequence ATGACACTCAAACGCATTCTTGGCGCTGTGGCGCTGCTGCTGACTCCGGCATTGGCCTTCGCTCACCCGGGGCATGGCGATAGCGGGCTGGTGGCCGGCATCAGCCACCCGATCGGCGGCCTCGACCATTTGCTGGCAATGGTCGCTGTCGGTCTGTGGGCCGCGCAGCAGCAAGGCGCAGCGCGTTGGGCGCTGCCGTGCACATTTGTCGGCACCATGCTGATTGGCGGCCTGCTCGGGTTTGAAGGGCTGGAATTGCCGGCGCTGGAAAGCGGGATTGCCGCGTCGGTGCTGGCGCTGGGCTTGGCCGTGGCACTGGCGGTGCGTCCGCCGTTGGTCATGGCGGTGGTGGCGACGGCGGTGTTTGCGTTGTTCCACGGTGTGGCGCATGGCTTGGAGCTGCCGGACATGAGCAGTCCATGGGCGTATGCGGCGGGTTTCGTGGCTGCGACAGCAGCGCTGCATGCAGCGGGTTATGCCGTGGTGCGTTTCCTGCCTCGGGCGGCTGCGCCGTTGGTGCGCTTGGCCGGAGCGGCTTCGGCAGTGACTGGGGCCTGGTTGCTGGCCGGCTGA
- the ureG gene encoding urease accessory protein UreG, translating into MNTQPLRVGIGGPVGSGKTALTLALCLALRERYNLAVVTNDIYTREDADFLVRNEALAPERIIGVETGGCPHTAIREDASINLEAVDQLNRRFPGLDLILVESGGDNLSATFSPELSDLTIYVIDVSAGDKLPRKGGPGICKSDLLVINKIDLAPLVGASLEMMDSDTKRMRNGKPFVFSNQKTGQGLEQIIAFIERQGLLTAA; encoded by the coding sequence ATGAACACCCAACCTCTGCGCGTCGGCATCGGCGGCCCGGTCGGTTCCGGCAAAACCGCGTTGACCCTGGCCCTGTGCCTGGCGCTGCGCGAGCGCTACAACCTCGCCGTAGTCACCAACGATATCTATACCCGCGAAGACGCCGACTTTCTGGTGCGCAACGAAGCCCTCGCACCGGAGCGGATCATCGGCGTGGAAACCGGTGGCTGCCCGCACACGGCGATCCGCGAGGACGCCTCGATCAACCTGGAAGCGGTCGATCAACTGAACCGGCGTTTTCCGGGGCTCGATCTGATTCTGGTGGAATCCGGCGGCGACAACCTCTCGGCGACCTTCAGCCCGGAACTGTCCGACCTGACCATCTACGTGATCGACGTCTCGGCCGGCGACAAGCTGCCGCGCAAGGGCGGGCCGGGCATCTGCAAATCCGATCTGCTGGTGATCAACAAGATCGACCTCGCGCCGCTGGTGGGCGCCTCGCTGGAAATGATGGACAGCGACACCAAACGCATGCGCAACGGCAAGCCGTTCGTTTTCAGCAACCAGAAAACCGGTCAGGGCCTTGAACAAATCATCGCCTTCATCGAACGCCAGGGCCTGCTGACCGCAGCCTGA
- a CDS encoding urease accessory protein UreF: protein MNPAWALLRLASPQLPIGGYSYSQGLEMAVDNGRVNNPDSARRWISDQLLLNLARFEAPLLLAHCQAAADEQWAELQILCESHRASRETRELHLESRQMGYSLQQLLNGLPELDASARRFLDQCPEPHLALCWALAARAWGISPQDALAAWLWSWLENQLAVLMKTLPLGQQAAQRLTSELLPLLQQAQQDASRINPEHMGSAAFGLSLACMAHERQYSRLFRS from the coding sequence GTGAATCCGGCCTGGGCGCTGCTGCGCCTGGCCAGTCCGCAGCTGCCGATTGGCGGCTACAGCTATTCGCAAGGTCTGGAAATGGCTGTGGATAACGGCCGCGTCAACAATCCGGACAGCGCCCGGCGCTGGATCAGCGATCAGTTGCTGCTCAACCTCGCACGCTTCGAAGCGCCGCTGTTGCTTGCGCATTGCCAGGCGGCGGCGGATGAACAGTGGGCTGAATTACAGATCCTTTGCGAAAGCCATCGCGCCAGCCGCGAGACCCGCGAGTTGCATCTGGAAAGTCGGCAGATGGGCTATTCGTTGCAGCAGTTGCTCAATGGCTTGCCAGAACTCGACGCATCCGCCCGCCGCTTTCTCGATCAATGCCCTGAACCGCATCTGGCCCTGTGCTGGGCGCTGGCCGCACGCGCCTGGGGGATCAGCCCGCAGGATGCCCTCGCCGCGTGGCTGTGGAGCTGGCTGGAAAACCAGCTCGCCGTATTGATGAAAACCCTGCCGCTGGGCCAGCAGGCCGCCCAGCGCCTGACCAGCGAACTGCTGCCGCTGCTGCAACAAGCGCAGCAAGACGCCAGCCGAATCAACCCCGAACACATGGGCAGCGCCGCGTTCGGCCTGTCCCTGGCGTGCATGGCCCACGAGCGCCAGTACAGCCGCCTCTTTCGCTCTTAG
- the ureE gene encoding urease accessory protein UreE, which translates to MLVIHRRIDPQPVWAAELHLTFEARSKSRLRCFSAEGEDVGLFLERGQPPLYDGECLQAEDGRIVRVCARPEQLLHVTCANAFELTRAAYHLGNRHVALQVGDGWLRLLDDYVLKAMLEQLGAQVEAIEAPFQPEHGAYGGGHHHSRHGDEDFNYAPKLHQFGVRL; encoded by the coding sequence ATGCTGGTGATTCACCGCAGAATCGACCCTCAACCCGTCTGGGCCGCCGAGTTGCACCTGACCTTCGAAGCGCGGAGCAAAAGCCGTTTGCGCTGTTTCAGTGCCGAGGGCGAAGACGTCGGGTTGTTTTTGGAGCGCGGTCAGCCGCCGCTGTATGACGGCGAATGCCTACAGGCTGAAGACGGCCGCATCGTCCGCGTCTGCGCCCGTCCCGAGCAACTGTTGCACGTTACCTGCGCCAACGCTTTCGAACTGACCCGCGCCGCTTATCACTTGGGTAACCGCCACGTGGCTCTACAGGTTGGCGACGGCTGGCTGCGCCTGCTCGATGATTACGTGCTCAAAGCGATGCTTGAACAACTCGGCGCACAGGTTGAAGCCATTGAGGCGCCGTTCCAGCCTGAGCACGGAGCCTACGGCGGCGGCCATCACCATTCACGCCACGGTGACGAAGACTTCAATTACGCGCCGAAACTCCATCAGTTCGGCGTACGCCTGTGA
- a CDS encoding TetR family transcriptional regulator: protein MLPRAEQKQQTRNALMDAARHLMESGRGFGSLSLREVTKTAGIVPTGFYRHFADMDELGLVLVSEVGQTFRETIRLVRHNEFVMGGIIDASVRIFLDVVSANRSQFLFLAREQYGGSLPVRQAIGRLRENISSDLAADLTMMPKLQHLDAEGLSVMADLIVKSVFATLPDIIDPPAEALPEHLTPQAKITQQLRFIFIGLKHWQGLGSTE from the coding sequence ATGCTGCCCCGCGCCGAACAGAAACAACAGACCCGCAACGCCTTGATGGACGCTGCCCGCCACCTGATGGAAAGCGGCCGAGGATTCGGCAGCCTGAGCCTGCGCGAAGTGACCAAAACCGCCGGGATCGTGCCCACCGGTTTCTACCGGCATTTTGCCGATATGGACGAGTTAGGCCTGGTGCTCGTCAGCGAAGTCGGCCAGACCTTCCGCGAGACCATTCGCCTGGTGCGCCACAACGAATTCGTCATGGGCGGCATTATTGATGCTTCGGTGCGGATCTTCCTCGACGTGGTCAGCGCCAATCGCTCGCAATTCCTGTTTCTGGCGCGTGAGCAGTACGGCGGTTCACTGCCGGTGCGTCAGGCGATCGGGCGGTTGCGCGAGAACATCAGCTCCGACCTGGCTGCTGACCTGACGATGATGCCCAAGCTTCAGCATCTGGATGCCGAGGGCCTGAGCGTGATGGCTGACCTGATCGTCAAATCGGTATTCGCCACCCTCCCCGACATCATCGACCCGCCCGCCGAAGCCCTGCCGGAGCATCTGACGCCGCAGGCGAAGATCACCCAGCAACTGCGTTTTATCTTTATCGGCCTGAAGCATTGGCAAGGCCTCGGCAGTACCGAGTAA